The genomic window TACCTGCTGGTACAAAATCAACAACAACAATCTCTTCCTCATCTTGCGGAGAGTTCGCATACGCATTATTGCTGAATAGTGATAGGAATAATCCTATAACAATAAAAGTTAAGTGTTTTAGTTTCATCTTATTAACTTTTTGGGGTTAGACAATAGTAAAACACATAATTTTTGTTTTTTGTTTATAGATTTAGTTTTTAAACATTAATATCAATCATAATTAAAGGTAAATTATTTAATGATTTACTATTAAAGTCGTTTTAATTATACTATTTTTGTATAAAAATTTTTAAGACATGATGCACATTGATATTATAACTGTTCTCCCCGAGTTGCTTGATAGCCCACTCAATCATTCTATTCTAAAACGAGCAAAAGAGAAAGGATTGGTAGAGATAAACGTTCACGACCTAAGAGATTATTCTCTTGATCAACGACACCGCCGTGTTGATGATTATCCTTATGGTGGCGCAGCAGGAATGGTTATGCAAATTGAACCAATTGATAGGGCTATAACAGCACTTAAAGAGAAACGTGTATATGATGAGGTTATATATACTTCGCCCGATGGTGAAATGTTTAATCAACCTATGGCAAATACATTATCAATGGCGCAAAATCTTATAATTTTATGTGGTCATTATAAGGGAATAGATTATAGAATAAGAGAGCATCTGATAACAAAAGAGATCTCAATTGGAGATTATGTACTAACAGGAGGTGAACTTGCCGCAGCTGTAATTTGTGATTCGGTTGTTCGCCTTATTCCAGGAGCAATAGGTGATGAACAATCTGCTCTTTCAGATTCGTTCCAAGATAACTTATTAGCCCCT from Bacteroidales bacterium includes these protein-coding regions:
- the trmD gene encoding tRNA (guanosine(37)-N1)-methyltransferase TrmD; amino-acid sequence: MHIDIITVLPELLDSPLNHSILKRAKEKGLVEINVHDLRDYSLDQRHRRVDDYPYGGAAGMVMQIEPIDRAITALKEKRVYDEVIYTSPDGEMFNQPMANTLSMAQNLIILCGHYKGIDYRIREHLITKEISIGDYVLTGGELAAAVICDSVVRLIPGAIGDEQSALSDSFQDNLLAPPVYTRPAEYKGWRVPDILLSGHQRKIEEWQHEQSVERTKRLRPDLYQE